In the genome of Chthoniobacterales bacterium, the window GAAGGCGAGACCGCGTTCGTCCGCGCCCAGGCCTCTCCGGAGGGCGCGAGGCTTTCCATCCTGAGCTGCGGCACGGACGCGAAGACCATTGGCCTGCGCATCCGCACGACGGGCGTCGCGGAGATCGAGATGTCCGGCTTCGGAAAGCCGTGGCTGCTGCCGAATACGCAGGGCGAATGGCGCGAGGTGTTTTACACGATGAGCCCGCTCGAGCGGCTCGGGGACATCGTCTTTTTCAACGTGAAGGGCTCGTCCGGCACGACCGTCGATTTCGACCAGATTCTGCGCAAGCCGGACAAACAGGGCCTGACTTTCGCCGCGGGCGATGCGCCGCTGCGCCTCGTGGCCTGGCCCGGCGCGCCGATTCGAGCGGATTTTTCGGTTGAGAAGCCCGGCGACGGAAAGTCCATCACCTACCGGAGCCTCGACAAGCCGGCGGGGTCCGTCCTGGACCCGAGAACCGGCGCGTTCTCGTGGACTCCGACCAAGGTCGAAGACTGCGTGTTCGTCGTGGAGGCGACGGATGGAACCGTCGTCGCGCCGAAGAAAGCGTCGATCTCGGTGGCCGCGGATCGCGCGGCCGCGATCCGGAAGATCACGTCCGGATACGATCCGAAGACGACCTACGTCGAGGCCACGCTGCAACGCTGCAAGGCTGCCCATGCCCGCGCGGTGCAAGCGTTGAAGGCCACCTCCGACACGGAGTTCTTTGCGGCGCTGGCCCAGCTCCAGAAGGCGTTCGAGGGCCTGGAGCCGCTCACGCCGCTGCTGCCCGACGGCAGCATGGATTTTCCGAAGGTGGTCGCCTCGTCGAACATCGGCCCGGAAGCCCTGAACCTCCTGGTCGATGGCAACGACGACACTTTCGCGGGCTACTACCTGGCGCCCGACAGCCGCCACGATCTCGACTTCGGGCCGGACTTCAAGTTCTCCGCCACGGCATTCGCGATGGAGGGCCGGGTCAACTTCGAAGACCGGGTGCAGGGCGCGAAGTTCTACGGCTCCAACGATGGGAAGAACTGGACGGAACTCACGCCCGAGGCGATCCCGGCCGCCACGGAGTTGACGAAGGTCGAGGTCCCCCGCGGCCTGGCCGAATCGACCTTCCGGTATCTGCGCGTCCAGAAGGGCGGGGGCATCGAGCCGTCGGAAATGCGGATCTTCGGCCAACGCCACGAGAGCGGCAACAAGCTTCAGTCCATTTCGCTGAGTTCGCAAAAACGCGATGGCATTCGGGTCGCCCTGGGAGAGCCGGTGCAGGTGCACATCCAGGCCCGGGAGCCGATCCAGAACGTTCGCGTGCGCATTCAGGGCGTCGAGGCCGCGGTCAGGAAGACCGACGCGTCCACGTATGTCGCCGAGGCCGTGCTGCGGCCGGGCCAGGCGAAGACGGGGCCGGTGGAATTCTCGATCGACTACCGGCGCAAGGACGGGACGCCCGGCGGCACGGCCACGGTCACGACGGACGGTTCCCGCCTGCTCGTGGTCGATGAGTCGAAGCTCATCCGCGACGTGCCGCGGCGCGCGAAGATTCTCGATCCCGAGACGGGCGACGTGTCCGCAAAGTCGCCGCGCACGCTCGAGGTCCTGTTCGACAACGATCCGCGCACCTACCCGGAATTCTCGCTGAAAGGCAAAGGCTCGGACGTCGCTCTCACGTTCGATTTCGGGAAGCCCAGGGCCGTCCGTCTTTCCGGCGTGGAGCTTCTGGCCCGGCCCGAATACCGCGACCGGACCGCCGGTGCCGTCGTGGAGGGATCGGAGGATGGGAAAACCTGGACGACTCTCAGCGAGCCGGCCGCCTCGACCGAGGACTGGCAGATTCTGAAGATGAAGCCCTCCGGCGAATCCTGGCGCTACCTTCGGATCTTCAATCGGAACAACTGGCATTGCAACGTTGCGGAAGTCCGCTTCCACGGCGATGTGAAGTGACATCGCTTTCTCCCTCATGAAAACACGACGCCTTCCTCTTCTCGCCTGCGCGGTTCTTTCAGTCGTCAGCGCGAGCCTCTTCGCCCAGACGCCTGCGAAGCATTTCCCCAATCCTGATCGCATCCGCTACGACAGCCATTGCTTCACGATCGACGGCAAGGACACCTTCATTCGCAGCGCGGAGTTTCATTACTTCCGGACGCCGCGCGAGCTGTGGCGCGACCGGTTTCAGAAGATCAAGGATGCCGGCTTCAACACGGTGGACACCTACGTGCCCTGGAACATTCACGAGCGCGAAATGCCCGCCGGACTCGACGATTTTTCCAAGGTCGATTTCTCGGAGCTCCAGGCGTGGCTGAAGATGGCGCAGGACGAGTTTGGCTTCTACACCATCGTGCGGCCCGGCCCGTTCATCTGCGCCGAGTGGGCCGGAGGCGGCTATCCCCGCTGG includes:
- a CDS encoding discoidin domain-containing protein; this translates as MPPMVVLAAFAVIASRGVVAETPPAVTDKAQIHETVVNGFVHPGIGLNKTMLEDLRAQVMAKREPWYSAFLKFASRGGSAKTVSSRNQSKKEPSKPEVDAFDSGSVEGRLKGDSDTALRQILMYWFTGDPVYRANALRIVRLWSKMDPAKFKAYREVYIHCSFAFKDMIMVAELLRGMDSPNRELAWTEKDTADFSNNFVIPGVTEFFNHNGWFMNQNGFAYAPAIAGAIFRSDPKDYALRVERFTVNKDGPDKGSSFSIKDLARLVDTNALTGEKVATPQVQITEMGRDQAHSGDDLTIFTTIGRILNSQGTKVDPVEGTPSKAADAVGPYEFLNNRILVAADHFCRFMLGYDTPWIPTPSHISRDGKVEQIYPRIADNYRGRIRQHKIWDLYYYYTFKKGVDLAKTAPYYNETFLKRIVSDDYDWLYIPKEASGEALRIPPSEQEPAAVEVELRSANLTKNSSVQSEGETAFVRAQASPEGARLSILSCGTDAKTIGLRIRTTGVAEIEMSGFGKPWLLPNTQGEWREVFYTMSPLERLGDIVFFNVKGSSGTTVDFDQILRKPDKQGLTFAAGDAPLRLVAWPGAPIRADFSVEKPGDGKSITYRSLDKPAGSVLDPRTGAFSWTPTKVEDCVFVVEATDGTVVAPKKASISVAADRAAAIRKITSGYDPKTTYVEATLQRCKAAHARAVQALKATSDTEFFAALAQLQKAFEGLEPLTPLLPDGSMDFPKVVASSNIGPEALNLLVDGNDDTFAGYYLAPDSRHDLDFGPDFKFSATAFAMEGRVNFEDRVQGAKFYGSNDGKNWTELTPEAIPAATELTKVEVPRGLAESTFRYLRVQKGGGIEPSEMRIFGQRHESGNKLQSISLSSQKRDGIRVALGEPVQVHIQAREPIQNVRVRIQGVEAAVRKTDASTYVAEAVLRPGQAKTGPVEFSIDYRRKDGTPGGTATVTTDGSRLLVVDESKLIRDVPRRAKILDPETGDVSAKSPRTLEVLFDNDPRTYPEFSLKGKGSDVALTFDFGKPRAVRLSGVELLARPEYRDRTAGAVVEGSEDGKTWTTLSEPAASTEDWQILKMKPSGESWRYLRIFNRNNWHCNVAEVRFHGDVK